Proteins encoded by one window of Clostridium cagae:
- a CDS encoding NADH peroxidase, with translation MKKFVCTVCGYIHEGDTPPEICPVCKVGADKFIEMKDDMAWADEHRIGIASGIPSDLIEDLRANFTGECTEVGMYLAMSRQADREGYPEIGEAYKRIAFEEAEHAAKFAEILGEVVVPDTKANLKARVEAEFGACDGKKKLATSAKKENLDAIHDTVHEMCKDEARHGSAFKGLLDRYFK, from the coding sequence ATGAAAAAGTTTGTTTGTACAGTATGTGGTTATATTCACGAAGGAGATACCCCACCTGAAATTTGCCCTGTTTGTAAAGTAGGTGCAGATAAATTTATTGAAATGAAGGATGATATGGCTTGGGCTGATGAACATAGAATAGGAATAGCAAGTGGTATTCCTAGTGACCTTATAGAAGATTTAAGAGCTAATTTCACTGGTGAATGTACCGAAGTTGGAATGTATTTAGCTATGTCTCGTCAAGCTGATAGAGAAGGTTATCCTGAAATAGGCGAAGCATACAAGAGAATTGCTTTTGAAGAAGCAGAACATGCTGCTAAATTCGCTGAAATTTTAGGTGAAGTAGTGGTTCCTGATACAAAAGCTAACTTAAAGGCTAGAGTTGAAGCTGAATTTGGTGCTTGTGATGGTAAAAAGAAATTAGCTACATCAGCTAAAAAAGAAAATTTAGATGCTATACATGATACCGTTCATGAAATGTGTAAAGATGAAGCTAGACATGGTAGCGCATTCAAAGGACTACTAGATAGATATTTTAAATAG
- a CDS encoding DUF1540 domain-containing protein gives MQKINCDVNNCSHNCSGTCYANRVDIGGDSAQKDCDTCCGSFLDKKNYSDLTNNSNSSGECDCLVCTVKTCTHNCNNLCDLSSINVNGANPNMYTETNCQSFESK, from the coding sequence ATGCAAAAAATTAATTGTGACGTAAATAATTGTTCTCATAACTGTTCTGGTACTTGTTACGCAAATCGTGTTGATATAGGTGGTGATTCTGCACAAAAAGATTGTGATACTTGTTGTGGTTCTTTCTTAGATAAAAAGAACTATAGCGATTTAACTAATAACTCAAATAGTTCTGGTGAATGTGATTGCTTAGTTTGTACTGTTAAAACTTGTACTCACAACTGTAATAACCTTTGTGATCTTTCATCAATAAATGTTAATGGGGCAAATCCAAATATGTATACAGAAACTAATTGCCAAAGTTTTGAATCTAAATAA
- a CDS encoding FeoB-associated Cys-rich membrane protein, translating into MLATIIIASIIFFMMGLVVFKRVKKAKNGEGGCGCGCSGCSSAAICHGKDSKGITLK; encoded by the coding sequence ATGTTAGCTACAATAATAATAGCTAGTATTATATTTTTCATGATGGGATTAGTAGTGTTCAAAAGGGTAAAGAAAGCTAAAAATGGAGAAGGCGGTTGTGGTTGTGGATGTTCTGGGTGTTCATCAGCAGCAATCTGTCATGGAAAAGACAGTAAAGGAATAACTTTAAAATAA
- the feoB gene encoding ferrous iron transport protein B yields MSIKIGLAGNPNCGKTTMFNDLTGSTQYVGNWPGVTVEKKGGKLKWNKDVEIVDLPGIYSLSPYTLEEVVTRDFMMNDKPDVIINIIDASNIERNLYLTTQILELGIPTVLALNMMDIVEKNGDKLKVEKLSQLLGCPIVETSAIKGKGIKEVVEKAIELSKKENVNDFKLELSQEVESSIKNIEEALDNSSFKNEIDSRWLSIKLFERDKNILNNNKFSKNVLDKVDGIINKCENELDDDSESIITGERYDFIGKVVSKAVKKNNKNNETASDKIDKIVTNRFLALPIFALIMWGVYYIAVSSLGTIATDWTNDTLFGEIISGNVSTWLEGVGVAAWLQGLVVDGLIGGVGAVLGFVPQIMILFFLLSILEDCGYMSRVAFIMDRIFRKFGLSGKSFIPMLISSGCGVPGIMATRTMENDRDRKMTIMLTTFIPCGAKIPIIALFAGAIFGGASWVAPSVYFLGIIMIIICGILLKKTKLFQGEPAPFVMELPQYHIPSLKGVLMHMWDRGKAFIIKAGTIIFVACGAIWFMQSFNWSLEMVDAGDSILASIGNVFAPIFTPLGFGNWQSAVATITGLVAKENVVATFGILFSIAEATEEDPTLLMNVAGVFTAVSAFSFIAFNMLCAPCFAAIGAIKREMGSWKWTWITLGFQTGTAYLVALLINQVGNALFYGGNIIGALISIAIVVAIIAGILLSNKKSVNINSNVKLSYIK; encoded by the coding sequence ATGTCAATAAAGATAGGTCTTGCAGGTAATCCCAATTGTGGGAAGACAACTATGTTTAATGACCTTACAGGATCAACACAATATGTAGGTAACTGGCCAGGGGTAACAGTTGAAAAAAAAGGCGGTAAATTAAAATGGAATAAGGATGTTGAAATTGTAGATTTACCAGGTATATATTCACTTTCACCGTATACGCTTGAAGAAGTTGTAACACGTGATTTTATGATGAATGATAAACCAGATGTAATAATTAATATAATTGATGCATCTAATATTGAAAGAAATTTATATTTAACTACTCAAATTTTAGAACTTGGAATTCCAACAGTTTTAGCACTTAATATGATGGACATTGTTGAGAAAAATGGTGACAAGCTAAAAGTAGAAAAACTTTCACAATTATTAGGTTGTCCAATTGTTGAAACTTCAGCTATAAAAGGAAAAGGTATTAAGGAAGTTGTTGAAAAAGCAATTGAACTTTCAAAAAAAGAAAATGTTAATGATTTTAAGCTAGAACTCTCACAAGAAGTAGAAAGTTCAATAAAAAATATTGAAGAAGCTTTAGATAATAGTAGCTTTAAGAATGAAATAGATTCTAGATGGTTGTCTATTAAACTTTTTGAACGTGATAAAAATATTTTAAATAATAATAAGTTTTCAAAAAATGTGTTAGATAAAGTAGATGGAATAATTAATAAATGTGAAAATGAACTTGATGATGATAGTGAAAGTATAATTACAGGCGAACGTTATGACTTTATTGGAAAAGTAGTTTCTAAAGCAGTAAAAAAGAATAATAAAAACAATGAAACTGCATCAGATAAAATAGATAAAATAGTAACAAATCGTTTTTTGGCACTTCCTATTTTTGCATTAATTATGTGGGGAGTATATTACATAGCTGTAAGTTCACTTGGAACTATAGCTACAGATTGGACAAATGATACATTATTTGGAGAAATCATAAGTGGAAATGTTTCAACTTGGCTTGAAGGGGTAGGCGTAGCGGCATGGTTACAAGGATTAGTTGTTGATGGGTTGATTGGTGGTGTAGGTGCAGTATTAGGATTCGTACCTCAAATTATGATATTATTCTTTCTATTATCAATACTTGAAGACTGTGGATACATGTCACGTGTTGCATTTATAATGGATAGAATATTCCGTAAGTTTGGACTTTCAGGAAAATCGTTTATACCTATGCTTATCAGTTCAGGATGTGGAGTTCCAGGAATTATGGCAACTCGTACTATGGAAAATGATAGAGATAGAAAAATGACTATTATGTTAACAACATTTATTCCATGTGGGGCTAAAATTCCAATAATAGCATTGTTTGCAGGAGCAATATTTGGTGGAGCATCATGGGTAGCACCATCAGTATATTTTTTAGGAATTATAATGATAATTATTTGTGGAATTCTTCTAAAGAAGACTAAACTATTTCAAGGAGAGCCAGCTCCATTTGTTATGGAACTTCCACAATATCATATACCAAGTTTAAAAGGCGTTCTTATGCATATGTGGGATAGAGGAAAGGCCTTTATTATAAAAGCTGGTACAATTATATTTGTTGCTTGTGGAGCAATTTGGTTTATGCAATCATTTAATTGGTCATTAGAAATGGTAGATGCTGGTGACAGTATACTAGCAAGTATAGGAAATGTTTTTGCACCAATTTTTACACCATTAGGTTTTGGTAATTGGCAGTCTGCGGTTGCAACAATCACTGGACTTGTAGCAAAAGAAAATGTTGTAGCAACATTTGGTATACTGTTTAGTATTGCAGAAGCAACAGAAGAAGATCCAACACTTCTTATGAATGTAGCTGGAGTATTTACAGCAGTAAGTGCATTTTCATTCATAGCATTTAATATGCTTTGTGCTCCTTGTTTTGCAGCAATAGGTGCAATAAAAAGAGAAATGGGTTCATGGAAATGGACTTGGATTACATTAGGATTCCAAACTGGTACAGCATATCTTGTTGCATTATTAATAAATCAAGTGGGTAATGCTTTATTCTATGGTGGAAATATAATAGGCGCACTTATATCTATCGCTATAGTAGTAGCAATAATAGCTGGAATTCTATTATCAAATAAAAAATCAGTAAATATAAATAGTAATGTTAAATTAAGTTATATAAAATAG
- a CDS encoding FeoA family protein produces MNTLKDIKCGQTVNVLKIQGEGPIKRRIMDMGITKGCEIFVRKVAPLGDPIEIKVRNYELSLRKADAEMIIVD; encoded by the coding sequence ATGAATACATTAAAAGATATTAAATGTGGACAAACGGTTAATGTTCTTAAGATACAAGGAGAAGGTCCTATTAAAAGACGTATTATGGATATGGGAATAACTAAGGGTTGTGAGATATTTGTACGTAAAGTAGCACCGCTTGGAGATCCGATTGAAATAAAGGTTAGAAATTATGAATTATCACTTCGTAAAGCTGATGCAGAAATGATAATTGTTGATTAA
- a CDS encoding FeoA family protein → MPLILANTGECMPIKKIRGNDETKKFLSSLGFITGETVSIISEIAGSLIIKVKGSRIALDKSMASRIIV, encoded by the coding sequence ATGCCGTTAATATTAGCAAATACAGGGGAATGTATGCCGATTAAAAAAATTAGAGGTAATGATGAGACTAAAAAGTTCCTATCAAGTTTAGGATTTATTACAGGAGAAACTGTAAGTATTATTTCTGAAATTGCAGGAAGTTTAATAATAAAAGTAAAGGGTAGTAGAATAGCATTAGATAAATCTATGGCTAGTAGAATAATAGTTTAA
- a CDS encoding CoA-disulfide reductase, with the protein MRVVIVGGIAAGTSAAAKLRRVNPDAEIIIYEKSDIVSFGACGLPYFVGNFFEDSQNMIARTPEEFIKSGVDVKTNHEVVNIDFNNKLVTVKNLKTGSQFNDKYDKLMIATGARSIIPPIKNVNLKNVYTLKSMDDGKILKQLLREKSNKSIAIVGAGFIGLEAVEAAKNHEKEVSVFQLEDRILKDVFDKEITDVLEKELRNKGVNLYLQETVTELIGDDKVTKICTNKREINVDIVIISTGVKPNTEFIKDSGIDMLSNGAIIVDEYGKTSIEDVYSAGDCATINQILTNEKSYVPLATGANKLGRIVGENLGGANLPFQGSLSSSCIKVLEIEAGRTGITEEKAKQMGLDYKTKFITDMNQTSYYPGQSKIYVKLIYEANSKRILGGQVAGYKDAVQRVNVIAACIFGKLTTKELGMLDLCYSPPFSRTWDVLNVVGNICK; encoded by the coding sequence ATGAGAGTAGTAATTGTTGGTGGAATAGCAGCAGGTACAAGTGCAGCTGCAAAATTAAGAAGAGTAAACCCGGATGCTGAAATCATAATTTATGAGAAATCAGATATAGTATCATTTGGTGCTTGTGGATTACCTTACTTCGTAGGAAATTTTTTTGAAGATTCACAAAATATGATTGCAAGAACTCCTGAAGAATTTATAAAAAGTGGAGTAGATGTTAAAACTAATCATGAGGTTGTTAATATAGATTTTAATAATAAGTTGGTTACAGTAAAGAATCTGAAGACAGGTTCTCAATTTAATGATAAATATGATAAATTAATGATAGCGACAGGTGCAAGGAGTATAATACCTCCAATTAAAAATGTTAATTTAAAAAATGTGTATACATTAAAAAGTATGGATGATGGAAAAATTTTAAAGCAGCTTTTGAGAGAAAAAAGCAATAAAAGTATAGCAATAGTAGGTGCAGGATTTATTGGATTAGAGGCAGTAGAGGCAGCTAAAAATCATGAAAAAGAGGTTTCAGTATTTCAATTGGAGGATCGAATATTAAAGGATGTTTTTGATAAAGAAATCACTGATGTATTAGAAAAAGAATTAAGAAACAAGGGAGTAAATTTATATTTACAAGAGACTGTTACAGAACTTATAGGAGATGATAAAGTTACAAAAATATGTACAAATAAAAGAGAAATAAATGTGGATATAGTAATTATATCTACAGGTGTTAAGCCTAATACAGAGTTTATTAAAGATAGTGGAATAGATATGTTATCTAATGGAGCAATTATTGTAGATGAATATGGAAAAACATCAATTGAAGATGTTTATTCAGCTGGAGATTGTGCAACGATAAATCAAATTCTTACAAATGAAAAAAGTTATGTTCCTCTTGCTACGGGTGCAAATAAACTTGGACGTATTGTTGGAGAAAATCTAGGAGGAGCTAATTTACCATTTCAAGGTTCATTATCATCTAGTTGTATAAAAGTTTTAGAGATTGAAGCTGGAAGAACAGGTATTACAGAAGAAAAAGCTAAACAAATGGGATTGGACTATAAGACTAAATTTATAACAGATATGAATCAAACTAGCTATTATCCAGGTCAAAGCAAAATTTATGTTAAATTAATATATGAAGCTAACAGTAAAAGAATATTAGGTGGTCAGGTTGCAGGATATAAAGATGCTGTACAGAGAGTTAATGTTATTGCTGCATGCATATTTGGAAAATTAACAACTAAAGAACTTGGAATGCTGGATTTATGTTATTCACCGCCATTTTCAAGAACTTGGGATGTATTAAATGTTGTAGGAAATATATGTAAGTAA
- a CDS encoding HAD family hydrolase — protein MDSLIFDLDGTLWDATEAFYVCWNEVFSKHEETKNGMSLEEIKNVMGMTMNDILEKFFPQLSEKLRKEVIDECTKIELKYLLKNGGKLYPELQSTIKELFKKYKLFIVSNCVDGYIQCFLETHNLKEYFIDFEDPSRTGLEKAENIKIVIKRNKLIKPAYVGDTKWDAIASDKAGVPFIYASYGFGDLDKYDYKIDNLKELLNINNIKY, from the coding sequence ATGGATAGTCTTATATTTGATTTAGACGGAACTCTATGGGATGCTACAGAAGCATTCTATGTATGTTGGAATGAAGTTTTTTCTAAGCACGAAGAAACTAAAAACGGAATGTCTCTTGAAGAAATTAAAAATGTTATGGGAATGACAATGAATGATATATTAGAGAAGTTTTTTCCACAGTTAAGTGAAAAATTAAGAAAAGAGGTAATAGATGAATGCACTAAAATTGAATTAAAGTATTTATTAAAAAATGGGGGTAAATTATATCCAGAGTTACAATCTACAATAAAAGAGTTATTTAAAAAATATAAATTATTTATAGTTAGCAATTGTGTAGATGGATACATACAATGTTTTTTAGAGACACATAATTTAAAAGAATATTTTATTGACTTTGAGGATCCAAGTAGAACAGGACTAGAAAAAGCTGAAAATATAAAAATAGTAATAAAAAGAAATAAATTAATTAAACCGGCATATGTAGGGGATACTAAATGGGATGCCATAGCAAGCGATAAGGCAGGGGTGCCATTTATATATGCAAGTTATGGATTTGGTGACTTAGACAAATATGATTATAAGATAGATAATTTAAAAGAGTTATTAAATATTAATAATATAAAATATTAG